Genomic DNA from Rana temporaria chromosome 1, aRanTem1.1, whole genome shotgun sequence:
taaccgatgaagctgactgatggtccgtcgcgcctacacaccatcggttaaaaaaactatcgtgtcagaacgcggtgacgtaaaacacaatgacgtgctgaaaaaaacaaagttcaatgcttccaagcatgcatcgacttgattctgagcatgcgtggatttttaaccgatggtcgtgcctactaacgatcggttttgtcctatcggttaggaagccatcggttaattttaaaaacaagttgccttttttttaaccgatggttgactAACCAATGGCgccaacacacgatcggttttgaccgatgaaaacggtccatcagaccattctcatcgtgtgtactgtgtacatggcataacagATCGATGCCTTTCATCTGAGGGCTGTACACATGCCTATTGACCTTTGAGGTCTGGCAAGAACCCATTAATGTTCCTTCCCTCTTTTATCCATTTTTGTTCTATAATCATCAGCTCTTTGCCGTTACACTTTTTCTTTTAACAGTAGAAAATGTATTTCTTCTTAGGTACAGGTATTTATGTATTGCTTTTACTATTTCACAcacaaatatcacaaaaaaaataatcactttcacaaatgtatataaaaaaaaaaaaaaaagtagtgttgCAAAACTATAGCTATTTATTGAAGTGTCATTCATTTGATGAGTTCAGTGAGAAATTTCAAAAAAGTCACAATTTGAATATCAAACAATACAAACAGCAACTTGCTTACAATAGTATGACAACAATTATCTCATTAGCTAGTAGAAAATTGAATTAGAATTAGGTTTTAAAGAACtaaattacaatataaaaatcaaaaatttaaTTGCCTAGCTAAAAAGTTTTACAGAGTATTTAATTTAATACACACTGTAACGTAATTGATAAAATGCTATTTGTAAGTCATTTGCTTACTTTAAATATTCAGAAAACGTATTGCTTACTTTTCTGGAAATGGATATGTGCCTAGGTAGATGTTTTAGAAACCCCACACCACAATAAAAGAAGGCCAAGAAAAATAATAAGCACATTGACATTTGcatctttttttaaaaagcatacATACTGTAGATGCAATGTTGAAGTAGTAATTTTCCCCTTTTCATTTTCTATCTTCTTataaattttttaattaaaatttaatCAGATCTTTTTGTCAGTTTTAGCACCGTATGAATGGGACATTGTTTTAATGTTCCATAATTTTCCCTTCCTTTGGATGAGGTATGAGCTTTTAAGAATCTGATTAAGTTTAAATAGTTGAAAATTATACTGAACAAGCCTGGGTATAATCAAACAACTGATTCTAATTATCCCTTATTTAGAATGACATAGGTCAAGAGGTACAATTCCACACCTGTGACTGCACATTTCATTATCTTCCACACCATgaaaattatttgaaaaaatatataatttttgtatgTGCCGTAAAATTATTGAAGTTCCTTAAGGGACAAAGGCTTCAGACACAATTAATTATACTGCTGTAAACAAAGAAGGTGGGGGTTGGGTGTAAGATAATCATGACCCTACATAGGTACAATCCCATAGAAAACTGTGCAAAAAattatactgctgcctacaggaggGTTTGGGCACTGTCCTAATTGAGGTGAAGGAAGGTGGCTCTGGGTCTcaacattacattttttgtgcAAGATCAGGAAAGGTTCTTTATAAGGCAATCTGCTAGCTGGCCTTGCAGAGGTGATAGCGACTATTCAGATGCCATGGAGTCACAGCTGGTGGCAGAAGAGAGACTACATGAGAGACAACCTCATTAATACTAACACTTATAGGTAAAAGTtgcccagctatgactaagcatctatccatgatgtgaaacatgttagcttttttgtcccctatgtccttttttaccattgattgcagtgttgcatgattttttggatgttatacagctttggattttatcctttgtttattttgtttcaataaatcgcctatcagagtggggcagtccaggaacatttcttttttcccacaggtaaaagttgatccagggaatatccaattggcTGTCGGAGGGCatcaggaagaatttttttttgccttcctctgcatCAACTGTGTATATAAGATTGTgaatatgggattgtattttttttttccgttttattggttgaactagatggacttttacACTTTAGCTAGTGATGCAGTACTGAACTGCTCAGCCGGTTATGCCTTTTCATGTAGAGTTAATAATAATAGGATTTAACAATAGCACTCAGCAGTTCTAATGTAGTATATCCCAATGTTCAGACCATATGGCCAACTCATCAATAAGTCTACAGAGACTGCATTACACCAGATACTACTATGCCATGGCTCGAAACCTGGAACGCACTCTGCAACCAACACAGTACATGAACGTCTGGAAGGCACCACAAGTAGAGCCCAGTGACTGAAAGTCACATTCCAAGCCGATCTCACATTTTCTGTCCAGTGGAGTCCAGGTGTGGACACTACCAAAGTACCAGAGAATACATCGAATCAAAGACCAGCTCAAGCGGCCAGTCAAAGTCTTGAATAGAACAAAAAATTATCTTGAAAAAATACGAAATGGCTAGCAAGTCCGTTAAGCTTTTCTCAGTGAAGATGTCAATCctataaggcagtggtcatcaaccctgtcctcagggcccactaacaggccaggttttttgtattaccttgggaagatgcagactagaatgctgcaatcactgagcagcaaatgatatcacctgtgatgtatttcagttctcTTGCAAACCTGGCATGTTAGTGAGCCCTgtagacagggttgatgaccacggcTCTGAGGACACTAGCAACAAATGAGGCATACTAGGAGTGTGAGAGATTATACCAGTTTAGTCACTTTTTATGTTGCCATTGTACAAATTCTCCTGTAGGTGGctgtaaaatcaactgtttctcAATCCTGTGTCCCATAATGAACTAGAAGAAATTTGTAGTTTGCGCTTTCTCTATTCATATACTGCTATAACTAAAAGATATGATGAAATTTCCTGTTAAATTGGAGAAGTACATTTTTTCACAGAATGGTTTATAGGAGTAGATGTGGCCAGCATGGCATATTTACCCTTTTAGAACTTGTAGGGAATAAATATAAGCATTGTGTAATATGGTACATTGTTTCACATTAAATACAACAAAGGGAACTGGTAACAATCAAAGATGTATCATCTTGTATAATTCAGCAGAAGGCAAATCCCAAGAGCCAAAAAGCCAAAACAGCTGCAGTACaagtttttaaaatgtttctattGTCATCACCTAAAACGTTGAACTGACTGGCTCTGGAAAGAATCTGACCTCCCATAGTATAAATACAACCTGAACAAGCCCAATGCATTTCACATTTCAATCATCACAAGCATATCATATTTTGTGCTTTAACAATTGGCAGCAAGTAATTCTGTATTAACACCAAGTATTTCCAGGTTTATCAGTCagtttcagtaatttttttaacaGGTCTTCTTCTTGTGGATCCACTGGGCTCTGAAATTTTCTCGCTAACTCCTTCCTTGTTGGGTTTTTCTTTTACTTCTGGTTCCACTTTGTCTTTGGTTGAAGGTCTTTTTTCAGCTGTTGTTGGGACTTTCTGCAGCTCGAATAACCAGCGACTCATAATGTTTTCAATGGGTTGAAGTGGAGAAGTGGAGGTCTGTGTTAGCATCATGGTAACCTAAACATAGAACCAAGGTGTAAGCTTATGTCTGACATAGAATATCTTATTTATAGACCGgaatacattatttatttttttcagaagagATATTGAATTACAGACTTAAAACAGACCGAATACTTACAAGACACAGCAGTGGCCAAGATTTGCAAAACAGGGCAATATTCAAATACAGGCTAGACAAAAGGCACACATTTACTATGAACTTGAACCTTTTATAAATGTGTTCTGTAGAGATTGGAAGTAAGATTGTTCTTTAATACATGTTTCTGACCTGGTCTAAAAGGTGATCTAATTTTAAGACATAAAAGTACAAAGACAATTTTATTGCAATTCTATGCTGCAATAATTTCAGATACCTATAGTTCATGATGCCATATTGGTTCCACCCAAAGTAACATTTAAGATATTGTCTGGCAGCTTATATATGATATACACATGCGTTAGCAAAGGGAAACATCATGTTCTAGAATGTTATCTTGTGTTATAAGATATAAAAGTAGCTTATCTTTCAGAGTATGTATTGATATGTTTTGGATTTGTGTTTTCGGTACCATGGCTGTATTTTGTACTCTGATTTTCCTTTtcaccaataataaaaaaaaacttattaaCATTCTAGAACAAGGGATAAGTTATAGACCAGGGTCAAAATTCTACACACCTTAAAAGAAAAATGGCCATAGTGTTTTTCTTACTATCAGCTTTCATCACAGAGTCGATCCCGCCTTTGGAAGGATCCCAAACATATTGCTGTGATCCACCCAGCTGACTGACAGCTGGCTCTACCTCTTAATGCCATGCTGAGAGCCAAAGCCAGCTGTGCCACCTCTCCCACCCCCTCCTGCCTGGTGCTCCAACTGAGACCTGTAGGGACAGACATGGGACAGCTGCATCATCACACCAATGTTGTTTCATAGAGGTGAGTTACTGGAGCTGAAAAACAACCTACAGAATAAGCCTGTGTTTTTCATGCAATTaggggtatttttttatttatttattttacacagaaACTAGGAAGGGAGGAGAGGGTACTTGGTTTTGCAACAGTGATCTGACTGGAAGTtcacctctgtcctccccccacaGCCTTCtgctgggccattcacaaagcacagctcACACATGTGCAGTAGTAAACTGGCTGTGATGGCTGAAGGCTTCACTACCGGTTTCCCTTACTTACGATGCCTCCATCTGGATCCAAAGCCGATTGAAGAATTGGCTAGGGTGAGGACATCCCtgaatccctggacaggtaaggtccttatattaaaagtcatcagcaacagtatttgtaaactttttttttttgtgggggggggggggggggttaatctttAAACACCAAGtgtgagtgtttttaataaatctcTGTTCATTATTTTATCCTAAACAAAGCTCTTTGTATATAGCATGGGAACTGTATTACTGAAAAATGTATGCTGCTTTATTCTtacagaggttgtaaaggtaaaaaaaattcacttacctcatccttggattttgcttttaaatgtccttatttcttttgggaaatcctcacttcctgttcttctgtctgtaactacacacagtaatgcaaggctttctccctggtgtggagaaagcctcttgaggggggagggggcgatcaaggaaagtcaggacactctctactttgcaaatagagaaaggagctgtgtgttagtgggcgtcttgacactcctgctcgccccacaccagggagaaagtcttgcattactgtgtgtagttagttacagacagaagaacagaaagtgagtatttctcagaagaaataaggacatttaaaagcaaaatcaaagaatgaggtaagtgaaggaggactgcaccaaggtaaaggaagctatttagggaaacacatttttacctttacaaccccattaataaGGAAGTTATTTATATCCAGGTAAAGAAGAGGTAATATCCAGGGTGGTAACAAAATGGTAGGTAAACTATATTCAGTGTCCTCAAGCAAACTTAGATTAATAAAACACTTTTGTAGTAATGATATTTGTTGcacacatttttataaaattgAGGCTTTCCTATATGCTAAACTCTCAAAAGATCAAAATTATTAAAACCCCTAGTAGTATCTGCTTTGTTGCAGTACAATAATGCATTAAGTATATGCCTTCTTCATTCTCCAGATATTTGCTCTGGTGATTTTAAATGAAATGGAGTCTTTTAGGCCATGTAAATCTTTAGACTCTACAGACAGAAGTAAAAAATCCCTTGGCAAGCAAACATATCCTATATTACacagtatatacaaaaaaaaggaagttatgTTAAACTAAAACTCATCTTCAATCTTCTGTACATATACAAAAAAGCAGGTCAACTCAAGCAAATTTTCAGTGGAGTAAAAGCCTTCTTAAAAACAATGGACTGTCACCATACCTACCTTTGTAGTAATTAGAAACATGGTGTAGAGAAATATAAGGTGGTATCTTGCTATTGGTAGAAGCTGAATTTGTTGCAGTGTAAACAAAACTGCTccaagtaaactgattttaacagGGCTGAAAACAAAGCGGAGGACCAAAGATTACAAAAAACACTAAAATAatgctatacatatatttttcgtAGTTATTTTTACTCAATGGATGCTGACTAGGTATACAACAGAAATagcccaatcagagaacactaaAAGCATTACTGACAACCTGGCTTCTGAAATTAGAACTTGAATTGTCCTGTGGGTCTTGGAACTAAAACATTTCCACTGACAGCATTCAGTGCAGGGAAGCTGTGCCCATAAAAGGATGACAGAGGGCAAACAACTAGTCACCAGTAAATCCTGGGCTTCCTGCAGCTGATCTTTCCCCAGTACAGACTTACCATTCCTTGTTCTAAACTGTACCTTTGTGTGGAGGTGGCCATGTaggtagaggcagggctttgccAGGGCCTCCAAGCAGATCAGTGAGCAGAATATCTTTCCTTACAGAAGAGGCATGCACTTGTTTCTTCTACAATAAAAGTCTACCTGCCAACAATATTTTGAATTAGGTCTATAATTCTGCTTTGCCCATAAAACATAACCTAATTCTTACACACAAGAAGACTAAACATAACCTTAACCCATAACTTCTAATAACTACCCTAAAAAGCTGGACTCGATTTGCTGCAAATGAATTGGCACTGCATACAGCCAGTCACAAACCCAGACACAACTGGTTCACCTCAGTTGCTATTTAAAGACCAGTTCAAAcactaaaattaaaatgaaaaacataaaaagataCAATGACTTACAATGACATTTTCAGTAGTTCATTGTTCTCAGGTTTCCAGATACCTCGGACTAGTTGCTCAAAGTTAGAAATCAGACCACCTCCTGCAGCTGGAAACAAACAtgcattttatttaaaacaaacggCCAAATTATTGCTTTGTGCatcataaaatgtaaaaactaatgccgcgtacacacgatcatttttcggcttgtaaaaagcaacatttttcagCCTCtcgaaaaaacaaaagttttttccaacttaatCATTAAAATGATCTTGCCTACacaacgatcgtgaaaaaaaatgctctagcaaagcacggtgacgtacaacacctacgacggcactataaaggggaagttccatgtggaggacgccacccttggggctgcttttgctgatttcatgtttgtaaaagacgattcacgcttttctgtctgttacagtgtgatgaatgtgcttactccattacgaacggtagttttaccagaacgagcgctcccgttttataacttgcttctgagcatgcgcgtgtttttcacgtcgttaaagcccacacacgatcattttttacaaccagaaaaaacgacattgtttaaaacgtcgttaaaaaatagagcattttcggtcgtttttcagaacccgaaaaatgctctgaagagcacacacgataattttaaatgacatttttaaaaaaaatataatttttatgggTTGTAAAAAGcgttgtgtgtatgcggcgttAGGATACCAGTAATTGCCTAACAATAACAAGTGTTGTTTCTAATTTGGAGCATAATTTGCGATGCTTAGGACATTTATGACCTCCTAGAATAAGCCAATTGTAGGTTGTAGTCCAAAGCAGCACACAAAATTAGGTTGTGGAGTTAGCACATTCACATGTATTATGCAAGATTCTATGCCACTAAGCTGCCAGCCAGTGCAATCCATCTGGGTATTCCTTGTTGATGTCCCTGTATAGTTTGGGTATTTTAAGCTTAGTGCTTACAATTCACCTACTCTGAGTCTGTACACCTAGTACCAAATTCCTAGCAGAGAAAGTACCAACTCAGAGCATCTTTTTCGATGTCTCTACTACAGGCCTTAGAATACTCTGTGTTGTCTGATGACTAAACTCACTGTCTGACTTAGGTATGAAGTAGGAAAGATAACAGCTGGCACAGGAGGGCAAGAATTATAAAGCCAAAACTATGTAGTTAAAAATACTTATTGCACAAGAATGTTCTCAGCTCTTTGGAAAATCCAATTATTTCCTTTTTCTATGGAGAACAAAGATGAATCAAAATATGAGCACACTATCACCAATGAGTGAGAACCATCACAGTGAGCTCCAATCACAATGAGCCAGGAAGATATTTTTCCGCATTTCCCTCttgggccccatacacacgagaggatcgatccactGAAATTTATCGGCGggccggtttcagcggatagatcccctggtgtgtacaacccagcggatatttatccgcggatttttttcggcccgattgatttccagcggatcaacatttcttagcatgctaagaaatctatccgctggaatccagtccagcggattgatccgctggtctgtacagacacagcggatcaatccgtccgattacaTCCCTtgaatgcgtcgtaatgattcgacgcatgcgtggaattccttatattacagcgtcgcgcacgtcgccgcggcatcatcgcggcgacggcgcgacacgtcaccgcggagggaattccgctgggattttgatctcatggttagtacaaccatgagatcaaaatccgccaatcgatcctctcgtgtgtactaggccttaggaagatataggggggaaaaaaaagcaaattatACAGTAATAAGTAAACAAATTTGCTAAGTTATGGTTCTCTAATAATGTATTCATTAGAAAGGTTCAAAATAAAATGCCTCTGTTAATACTTCTATTTATATAAACAGCAGTGATTGGTTTGGTGACCCCAACCCCAGCAAAACAAAGAGGACACTACAGCAGGTATGTTCTGGAGATGTACGAGTATGCAACACTTCGACCCTAACAATTACCCAACATGACGAAGAAGGCAAAAACAGAGAACATCAGTCCACCTCTAACCTCCAATCACAGCCTTTATTAGGGGCTCATTTACAGCAAATAAAAGCCCCAGACAGATCATAATAAGACTCTTCACCGGGCCCACTTCAAAGCTTTCACCtccaacaaatatacaaaaatcttTGACCACTCTGAAATTAAACAGAAGGTCCACAGGGCTTGCTAACGAACTGTTACTAAAGAGACAATCACAGCAAAGAGTGACAAAGCTTAAAACTTCCCATGAAACAAATTAGCAACAATCTACCTTTATGTAACCCCACTTTGATGATCATAGTAAGAGGTATATGAGCACCAAAAGATAGGAAAGTGATGTCAGCAGAGGTGCCCAAATGTGAAAGCCGAGAAATGGATTCAACATTGATTCGATATTTATTGCTCACAAAATAGTATAAAACACAATCAATGCGATTTGTGGCACTACACTGGCCACTTTCTCAGGATGGTGCATAAAACACTTTGAACAGCTATAAACATCTGTGATTTGTCCCTCGTGCTGCTTGTGAGTGTGCTGGAAGCAGGTAGAAGAAATAACAGGTTTAGAGAGATCCCAGAATCCTCTGGCGCAGATGACATAAAAAACATCATGCGCCAATTtcaactgaaataaataaaaccctCCTGACGCTCAAATAGAAATGGATAGGACACATTGGACTCTAGCCCCACTGGCCCGGACAAGACTTTTTTCTTATGAGGCACAGCGACAACCCCCTTTTTGTAAAAACAGACATTACAAGTATTACCTGGTCAAACCATGCTCCATTCACGATACTGCTATAATTTAATAAGACCATGTCCCTCATGTATGACACTGGTGTCTAATAAAAGTTTACTACAAAACACATAAATATTAGAAAAAAACATAACCAAAGAGATAGACCCTTTACTTCTACACAAACACTAACGCTACACTGTTAAAGCAAAGGCCAATCTGTCTTATTGATCTTCCATGGATAAGAATGTGGATACCTTCAGGCTCTAAAAGATTAACGCCTAGGGGTAAAACAAATCTCAATGCCCGAGCACAATTTTGCAAGtattgacatgtgttagtaaaactgtacaaatCGACTACTTAGTGTATCCAGATGGATTATATCTGGCTTTTTttccaggacaaattgggctttcttttggtggtaaatgaTAACTGATGTCtcctgattttctttttttttattatcaaagaaaaactgggccaaaatagtaaaaaaaaaatgtttttaatttagcTGTAAATGGTAAGGAATATCCCATCCAATGCAGtgcacactgtggcccggattcagatacaaatgcgtattgttatgctggcgtagcgtatctcatatacgctacgccgccgtaactttgagaggcaagtcctgtattcagaaagaacttgtgcctaacgttacggcggcgtagcgtatattggccggcgtaagcccgcgtaattcaaaataggctgtagggggcgtgttgtatgctaatttgccatgaccccacgtaattgacgttcttAACGAACGatgcatgcgccgcccgtgaaaatatcccagtgcgcatgctccaaattacgccgcaaatagtcaatgctttagacgtgaacgtaacttacgcacagccctattcgcgtacgacttacgcaaacgacgtaaaattcgacgctggcctgacgtccatacttaacatgggctacgcctcatagagcaggggtaactttacgccagaaaaagccttacgcaaacgacgtaaaaaaatgcgccgggcggacgtacgtttctgaatcggcgtatctacctaatttgcatattcaacgcggaagtcttgggaagcgcctCTAGCGGTcagtgtaaatattgcaccctaagatacgatggcataggagacttacgccgctcttatctaggcaacattgaggcgtatctgattctatgaatcaggcgccgagatgcgacggcccgcattcggagttacgacggcgtatctggagatacgccgacgtaactcctttctgaatccgggcctatatatgtgCTTTCAGGCAGCTGAGTAAGGGCTTGTGTCTCCTTCTCCCAAGGCAGCGTCTTTGCACTgtatagccctgtacacacgatcggtttgtccaatgaaaacagactgatggactgttttcatcggacaaactgatcctgtgtgggtcccatcggtttgatttccatcggtgaaaaaaatagaacatggttttaaatttttcctatgaataaaaaaatgatagaaaaatccgatcgtctgtatggaactccatctgtcaaaaatccacacatgctcagaatcaagtcgacgcatgcttggaagcattgaacttcattttttttggcttgtcgtggtgttgtacgtcaccgcgtttggacacgatcggatttttgactgatggtgtgtaggcaagactggtgaaagtcagcttcatcggatatccgacgaaaaaatccatcggattagattccttcagatatccgatcgtgtgtacagggcttatgagtttttttactttttgggggATGTACACATGATGAGATGAAGATTTCTGTGGAAGTTGTGGAAACAAACACTGAAGTGAAAGCACTGTTGGACGGTACAGAGGACACAAATGCACATGATCAGAAAgtcgtacaaaaaaaaatacaactttcaAAGCAATCGTATGATAATCGGATCATTACTACACAGCTTTCCTCCAAAATTTTCCAAAGGGACAAACTTGAAAATGTTTCTCATACAATACCAGAtcgtatgatttttatttttttaatcagtacagttttagttccgaaaatacaatacaaaatacattacaacacatgacatcacttccaaaattttaattctgtcgtaaaaggatttttgtactttaGTAAACTCCTATTTTTCGATCCAGAaactagcacaaaaaaaaaaaaagaagaagaaatggaCGATCATTTGTccaataatctcattgtgtgtactaggctttagaccaATTTTGATACATGTGGGTCAGAAAATCCAAAAAGTGTGGGAAAGCGAGTACTCACATTTGATAGTTAACATATTCCTGAGGCGCTGGACAGTTAAACTTTTATTGAATTTTGATATGCCTGGGGGCATTGATGTTTTGTTCAGCTGATGTGGGTTGACATTGGGAGCCCTCAAGCACTGGTGGACATTCAAACTACATTCTCCAGATTTACTTTGCAGCCATATATTGTGTTCCCCTCCCTAATTTGTCCTTGTGGCCAACATCGCTAGCAgtgagcaataaaaacatgacagagATTCTAAAccaatatcccccccccaaatgtgacGTTACATTTGAAGTAAGCACATTGTAAGTGATATTCCCTAATAAACCATCTAgcgatttaatttattcatagcTTGAAGCTGAAAACAATATTTGTTTTCCTGCTCAATTTCATATATATCTACTTTTAATTACTAGGGTTATAACCTTGGCCATTACGGAAGAAAATAGTCTTAAACATATTTCATAAATCATTTCCTGTCACACCTCAGGTGTTTTTGTACTGCCAGAAAAGTGTTATGGtatttaatatgaaaaaaaacactattctgAGATTTGCAATTTCCTTGTTGCCGTAACAGCTGCCTCCTTCCAAGAAGAATGCTGCTGCATAGATATAAGATGTTGAAGTTTCTTCATTGTCACTACTCTGAGTTTCACTGACATGATGTAGTTAAAGCTCAGTTTTCTTTTATCCCTCCTTCCTTTACACTAAATTTATTTCAATTTGCATCAAAAATGTCACATTACCTTTAGCCCAGCCATTTGCAATCATGACAAGCCAGGCATCTTTGAAACGACTATTTGCCTGTGTGACTCCAGATAAGATCTTCCCAGTTCTGGTCACTTCCTTCATTGCAGCAGCAATAACTCGAAGAGGTAGGAAGCAAAAAATTCTGTAGACCAGGTCATGTGGAAAGTAATATACCATATACCTGaaattgcaaaaagaaaaaagttgaaTTTCGACATACCTTTAAATTCTGTATCTTACAGTACATGACACAGGAATTGACTCACAGTTATATGATGTTACTGTCAGGTGACTGGACAATCGCTGGGTTTGCCCCCTAGTGTCCCTAAATAACCCTGCCCACTCTGTGAGGTTCCAATTTTGTCAGCTAGCaacacagattaaaaaaaaaaaaaaaaaagagaggggagaaatctgtgtcctgtactgtactccaagatataacttccattgaaatcaatgggtacaagttgcctacaagtcggattgaagtagtacaggaaccttttctgaagtcggagtgacttcagtagtgtacattaagacagctccattcactttcattgattttctcaaccgcgcgacttgggacgacttggggagacttcaagtcggatcccaggtcgcccctgtgtgaaccggctcttacaagaTAATTTACTGTTGGtgactggagaaaaaaaaataatagaaggcATACCCTTTCTCCGTGTCTACAAAGGTAAATGGAGGAGCTCAAGTCCATCACAGGGATAGTAATGACATAACCCCAAAATAACTCAAATGGCTCAAAATTAAATTGGTTCAGAAACCTTTAGACAAAATAGAGATGAATACAGCACTTGGAAGAGTTGAGTTCTTATTTAAAATATGTTGGGCTTAtccaaatctggaagccccct
This window encodes:
- the TMEM38B gene encoding trimeric intracellular cation channel type B codes for the protein MEVITEISVLFSRLSMFPFFDGAHYFMSVLSAREQPGAVDVASRSPMASWFSAMLCCFGGGILSSLMLAEPPVAILSNTTNIIFASVVWYMVYYFPHDLVYRIFCFLPLRVIAAAMKEVTRTGKILSGVTQANSRFKDAWLVMIANGWAKAAGGGLISNFEQLVRGIWKPENNELLKMSFPVKISLLGAVLFTLQQIQLLPIARYHLIFLYTMFLITTKVTMMLTQTSTSPLQPIENIMSRWLFELQKVPTTAEKRPSTKDKVEPEVKEKPNKEGVSEKISEPSGSTRRRPVKKITETD